From the Chitinophaga lutea genome, the window CGGGAATCGAGGTTACCGGTAGGCTCGTCGGCCATGATCACATCCGGCTTGTTGATAAGGGCCCGGGCCACTGCTACCCTTTGCTGCTCCCCGCCCGACAGTTCACCGGGGCGGTGCTCCAGGCGCTCTTTGAGGCCCAGGGTTTCCAGCAAAAAGGTGGCCCGTTCCTTTACCGCGCTTTTTTTGGCGCCGGCGATAAAACCCGGGATACAAACGTTTTCCAGGGCGCTGAACTCGGGCAGCAGGTGATGGAACTGGAAAATGAAGCCAATATGGCGGTTCCGGAAGTCGGCCAGCTTCCTGCCCTGTAAAGTGCTCGTTTGCACGTCGTTAATGAAGATTTGGCCGCCGGAAGGGGCATCCAGCGTACCCAGAATGTGCAGCAGCGTGCTTTTGCCCGCACCGGAAGAGCCCACAATGGTCACTATTTCACCCTTACTGACAGAAATATCCACTCCTTTTAAAACCGGCAGGTTGGAATAATTTTTGGTAACATTGCGAGCAACAAGCATAACCGAACGAAGTAATTAACCGTTAAAATAGTAATAGTTGTTTATTTCAAATTAAATAATACTTTTGCGAAAATTTGGAAAAGTAAAAATTTATATACGATGTACTGGACCTTAGAATTAGCTTCGTACCTGGAGGATGCTCCATGGCCCGCTACCAAAGACGAACTCATAGACTACGCCATCCGTTCCGGTGCACCCATCGAAGTTATCGAAAACTTGCAGGAACTGGAAGATGAAGGAGAAATTTATGAAGGTATTGAGGATATCTGGTCTGATTATCCGTCGCAAGACGATTTCTTCTTCAACGAAGACGAATATTAGTCATTGTCCCCCGTCCCGGGCACCCCTCAGCGTGTTCCTATGCTGAAAAAAACTAAAAGGAAAGTGTAAAAAGTATTTCACTTCTTACGCTTTCCTTTTTTTTATTGCCGTCTGCGGTATTATTTCTCCATCTGCTCCGCCACAGGCAATGAAATGCCGGTGTAGGAGAAACCTCCGTCGTGGAAGAGGTTCTGCATGGTGACCATGCGGGTATAGTCTGAAAACAGCGTTACGGTGTAATCAGCACACTGGTCGGCCGAGGCATTGCCCAGCGGGCTCATTTTCTCGGCATAGGCCATGAAACCGTCGAAGCCTTTTACGCCGCTGCCGGCCGTGGTTTTGGTGGGAGACTGTGAAATGGTGTTGATGCGTACTTTCTTTTTCACGCCGTAATGGTAGCCGAAACTGCGGGAAATGGATTCCAGCATGGATTTGGCATCCGCCATATCGCTGTAATCGGGGAACACCCTTTGCGCGGCGATATAGGTAAGTGCCACCACGGAGCCCCATTCGTTGAGGGCATCCAGTTTATAGGCGGTTTGCAATACGCGGTGGAGCGACATGGCAGAGATGTCGAGCCCTTTGTGAAAAAAGTCGTAATCCAGGTCAGTATAGGGTTTTCCTTTACGAACGTTCACACTCATACCAATCGAGTGCAGCACGAAGTCGATCTTACCGCCGAAGTGCTCCATAGATTTGGTAAACAGGTTATTAAGGTCATCCATGCTGGTAGCGTCCGCGGCGATCACCGGGGCGTTGCAGGCTTCCGCCAGTTTGTTCAGCTCACCCATGCGCAGCGCAATAGGGGCGTTGGTCAGCACGATCTGTGCGCCTTCCTGTACGCAGCGCTCTGCAGTTTTCCACGCAATGGAATTAGAATCCAGTGCTCCAAAGATGATCCCTTTCTTCCCTTGTAATAAGTTATGAGCCATTGATTAAAATTTGGGCAAATTTAGCCGTTTAAACCGAAAATTGAAATGTTATTGCGTAACCATCTCCCGCGCGTTTTCCAAAGCTGCGGCCGTGGGCTTCTCCCCGCTCAGCATTTTGGCAATGGCGGTGATGCGTTCTTCCTGCGTCAGCAGGCGCACATGGGTATGCACCTTCTCCCCTTCCAGCTGCTTGTACACAAAGTAATGCGCGTCTGCTTTTCCGGCCAGCTGCGGCTGGTGGGTGATGCATACCACCTGATGGCCGCGGGCCAGTTCTTTCATGATAATCCCCACCTGGCGCGCCGCTTCCCCTGAAATACCGGTATCGATTTCATCGAATATCAGGGTGGGTAATGCCACCGAACGCGCCACCAGCGATTTGATGCACAGCATCAGCCTGCTCAGCTCCCCACCGGAAGCCACCTTGCGGATGGGACCGAACTGGTTGCCCTTGTTGGCGTCGAACAAAAACTCTATCACGTCCTGGCCGTACAATTGCAGCGGCCCCTGCTGGATATCCACCTTTATGCGCGCATTGGGCATCCCCACCTGTGCCAGCAGGGCGTTCACCTTCTGTTCAAAAGGCTCCACCTTTGCCTTGCGCTCGCGGGTAATGGCGCTGGCGGCCTGTTCCAGCTGCTGCTGCAGCACCGCGATATTTTTCTGCAGCTCCAGGATGCGGTCGTCGAGGTTCAGCATGCCCTGGAGTTTCTGATCGAGATCTGCCTGGATGGCCAGCAATTCGCCTGTATTGTGGGCATTGTGTTTCTTGAGCAGCCGGTTAGCCATGTTGAGCCTTTCCGTCAGCTGCTCCAGCCGCTCTCCGTCAAACTGCACGTGATCATTGAGCTGCTCCACTTCGGCCGCAATGTCCTGTAGCTCGAGATAACTGCTTTGCATCCTCTCGGAGAGCGCGGGGATGTCTTTATGATAAGCGGCCAGCGTTTGCAGAGAGGCCTGTAACTGGCGAAGCTGCTGTAACACCGGCTGCTCGTCTTCACTCAGCTGAAAACAGATGCGGTTCAGCGTGCCCTTGATTTCCTCGGCGTGGCTCAGCATCTGCTGCTCCGCCTCGAGGGCCTCAACTTCACCGTCCTGCAAAGCCGCTTCCAGCAATTCGTCGAGTAAAAATTTATGATAGTCGGATTCTTTATTGGCATGATCGCGCTGCTGCTCCAGTTCTTTGAGTTCTTTTTGCAGGCGGCTGTAGTCCCTGAACTGGCGGGTGTACAGCTGCAGCTGGTCGTGGTGGCCGGCCAGCGCATCGATCACCTGCCGCTGGAAGTCTGATTTTTCCAGCTCAAGGGTATCAAACTGCTGGTGCAGGTCTACCAGCAGGCCGCTCAGTTCGGAGAGCTGCCCGAGGTTGACGGGCGTATCGTTGATAAAGGCCCTGGATTTACCGGCGGCTGAGATCTCGCGGCGGATGATCACCCCTTCCTCGAGGTCGAGCTCATTGGCTTCAAAAAAGGCCTGCACCTGCTCTCTTTTCACTTTAAACTGCCCCTCTATCACACACTTCCTTGTTTTGTCGAACAACACCGAAGGGTCTGCCCGCTCACCCAATATAAGGCTGAGCGCCCCCAGCAGAATGGATTTACCTGCACCTGTTTCGCCGGTAATGACATTGAGGTTGGCGGAAAAATCCACTTCCAGTTGCTCAATGATCGCGTAATTCTGAATAACTAAGCGGAATAACATAATGGTGTTTGCAAGTGTATTGTAAATTAACTACTTCCCGTCCAGCCGCAACAATCCCGCTTTCGCGCGCTGGTCGAGCGAGTTTTTGTAATCGTGGCCCTGCATGTCGAGGCAGGTTTGGAAGCTCTGCCGCGCTTTGCCTTTGTCGCCCATCTTTTCATAAATATAGCCTAATTGCAGGGCAGAGCGTGCAGCAAAATATTCAGGGCGGTTGCTGCCGATCCTGATAGTGGTTTCATAGAGGCGCATGGCGTTGGTATCCAGCCCCATTTCATCGTAAATACGGCCCAGGCGGTAAGCGTATTCAAGTTTTTCGGATACGGTGCTGAAGTCGCCGGCACGTTTGGCCAGCAAAAGGTCGCGGGCGGCTGTGTACTGGCCGCCATCGCTCAGCAGCCGGGCTTTTAACAGCGTAGGATTGGGCCATGCGCCGCTTTTGGCCTCTTTCTGCGCCTGTTTGTCGGCATCCGTTTCCGTGTTCCCACGCGATGCAACCAGCCCCCGGTACTTATTGGCCATGGCCATATTGCCTTTCAGGTAATACGCCCAGCTGAGGCGCTGCAGCGCTTCCTTCACATAAAATTTACCCCGGAAGTTATTCACGAACCTTTCGAGATACGCTATGGCATCCTCATCCTGGCGCTCCAGTTTCATGATGCCCAGCACGTAGTTGTGATAATGAATATCGGCGTATTCGGCGGTATGATTGAACTCCTGGAGCACTTTAATGCCCTGGTCGGCTTTCTGGTTATTCATCGACAGGTTGGCCACCATGAGCGCGAACAGGTAATTATGCTCGGTATCCAGCCGCTTCTGCTGGATGAACTGCCAGAGCTGTTCGGGTTTATTTTCGATGAACAATTTCAGGTAGCAGTAGTAATAATAGCTTTCTTCGCGGAATGCCACCGCAGTGGGATCGTTGCTATTGATGAATCCCTGCAGCAGCGCCATCCCGTCTTTGATACTGCCCCGCAGGCCGAGGATGTTCGTGATCCATTTATAGCCTTCGGGAATGGTGCCGAACACGGTTTGCATGGATCCCACCATCATGTTGTTCGGTAAAAACTGGGGGAACTTACGCTGGTTTTCTTTCAGCGTCAAGTAAGCCTTGCGTATTTCCCAGACGGCGTCCCACTTCTCCCCGAACTTCACTTTTACCATGGCCCACTGGAACTTGATGGCGGCCTGCGTATAGAGGTAATACGGCGAGCCGGACGGGCCTTCACTCATCAGGTCGAGCCGGGTGCCGCGCAGCTTGCGCTGCCGGGCATACACATCGGGATCTTCGTTGAAGAACAGGGTGAAAAAATCGATGTAGTTATCCAGGAAATAAGGAATGAGGTTATCGGGGTTGCTGCGCTTTTCTTCCTCCAGCATGGCCCTGCCGGTATTGAGCCGGAGCTGCATGATGGCATCGTAGGCCTGCTGGCAGCGGGTATTGAACTCATACTTCTTCTCCCGTGCACTTACGTGAACGGATATACTGCAGCAGATCGCGATGATGAAAATAAAACGCATAGGGGCAAAAATAAGGAACTCCGCGCAATGGACATGCGCGGAGTTCCTTTATAATGATAAGTTATCGTACCGGTGCTTAGATGGTAACGGTGGCATCCAGGTCGTTATCCACCACGATGCGGCCGCAATGCTCGCATACGATGATTTTCTTGCGCTGGCGGATTTCAGCCTGGCGCTGGGGCGGAATAGCGTTGAAACAGCCGCCGCAGGAATCACGTACGATGGTCACCACGGCCAGGCCGTTGCGGTAGTTCTTACGGATTTTTTCATACGCCTGCAGCAGACGCGCGTCTACCTTTTCACGGGCGTCTTCGCTCTGTTTTTCGAAAGCCCTTTCCTCTTTATCGGTTTCACTGATGATTTTCTCCAGTTCGCCTTTTTTATGCTTCAGGTTCTGCTCCTTCTCCGATACAGCTTTCTTTGCTACTTCCAGGGTGCGGTTCTTATCCTTGATCTCTTCGTTGGCGTCTTTGATATGTTTCTCTGCCAGCTTGATCTCCAGGTTCTGCATTTCGATCTCTTTGGAGATCGCTTCGAACTCACGGCTGTTCTTCACATTGTCCTGCTGCTTCTCGTATTTCTTCGCCAGGGCTTCCGCTTCTTTAATGGCTGCTTTTTTGGAAGCCACAAAGTCGGTAATGCCTTTGATCTCATCTTCAATATGAGTCTGGCGGTGATTGAGGCCCTCGATTTCGTCTTCCAGGTCACGTACTTCCATCGGCAACTCACCTTTCAGTACCTGGATTTCGTCCAACTTGGAATCGATCTTCTGTAATTTCAGTACAGCGACCAGCTTCTCCTCAACGTTGTATTCTTTAACAGTAGCCATGTATTATAAATAATTTACCGGGTTTGTATTGATGGTAGATTTTAGAGGCGCAAATTTACGGAAATTTTCAGTCAATATATGATAAAATAAGTCCACTGCGAACTGTTCGCTCTCAAAATGTCCCACATCCGCTATAATCAATTGATTTTCAGCATCAAAAAATTCATGGTATTTAAAGTCGGCGGACACGAAGGCGTCTGCCCCGGCCGATTTTGCCTGTTTCAGCAGAAAACTGCCGGCCCCGCCACAGAGGGCCACCTGCCGGACTTTTTTACCGCGCAGGGGGGTATACCGTACACAGGCGGTATTGAACCGCTCCTTCACGAGGTGCAAAAAGTCCATTTCGTCCATTTCCGCCGGTAATGTGCCAATGAGACCGGATCCCACTTCCGCATAGGCATTCTCCAGCTTCACCACGTCGTACGCCACCTCCTCGTAAGGATGATGCTGCAGCAACGCCCGGATCACCCAGTCTTCGAGATGGGCCGGGAAAATCACTTCTATCCTGGTTTCCTCCTCCAGGTGCCTTTCCCCGGGTTTTCCCACATAGGGGTCCGTATCCGGTGCGCCTTTGAAGGTGCCGGTGCCGTTGCTGTAAAAGCTGCATTCCCTGTATTTGCCGATATGGCCGGCCCCGGCGGCAAAAAGGGCGGCCCGCACAATTTCGGCGTCGGCAAGGGGGGCGAAGGTGTATAACTTGCGCAGCAGTTCCCTTTTGGGGGCCAGTACCCGGGTATGTTGCAGGTCCAGCCGCGCCGCCATCATGGCGCTCACCCCTCCCCGCACATTGTCAAGGTTGGTATGGGCGGCATATACGGCGATATCGTTTTTAATGGCTTTGATGGCCACCCGCTCCACGTAATTGCGGCCGGTGATCTTTTTCAGCCCGCCGAACACGATGGGATGATGGGCCACCACCAGGTTGCATCCTTTTTCCTTCGCTTCGTCGAGCACCGCTTCGGTAGCATCCAGCGTGAGCAGCACGCCGGTCACGGGTGTTTCCGGGCTGCCGAAAATAAGGCCGGCGTTGTCATAATGCTCCTGGTAACTCAGCGGGGCAAATGCTTCCAGCACTTGTATTATATCGTGGATGTACATATCTTATCTTGGATTTTATTCCGGCTGCCAGCCCCGGTTTGAGCAGGTTCCTTAGATTTGTAAAATAAAATGGTTTTAATGACAGTACAAAAAACTTCAGCCGACCTTTACCAGGATTATGTTGAAAAGATGCAGAAAATAGCGGATGTCCGGAATGCCATGTCTGTATTGGGTTGGGACCAGGAAACATACCTTCCCCCCGCAGGCGCCACCTTCCGGGGGCGGCAACTGACCACCCTCAGCACCATTGCCCACGAACTCTTTGCCGACGAATCGCTGGGCGGCCTGCTCCGAGAGCTGGGCAACCGCACCGACCTGAGCGCCATCCAGCAAAAGAACGTGGCCCTTTCCCTCGAAGATTACGAAAAGAACCGCAAATACCCGGCGGCTTTTGTTGCCGAAATGTCGTCGGCCACCAACGCCGCATACCACGCCTGGATCAAGGCGCGCAAGGAAAATAACTTTGCCGTTTTTGAACCACTGCTGGCCAAAATGGTGGATCTGAAAAAACGGGAAGCAGATATCCTCGGTTACACCGGGCACCCCTACGATGCGCTGCTGAACGAATATGAAAGAGGCGCCGACGTGCAGATGCTCGATACCATCTTCAGGGACGTGAAAAACTCCCTCCTGCCGCTGTTGCAACAGATCGCGCTGCGCGATGTGCCGGACCGTAAGTTCCTGGCCCGTCACTATCCCAAAGACCAGCAATGGGAATTCGGGCTGGGCATTCTCCGCTCGATGGGCTACGACTTCAATGCGGGCCGGCAGGATGTGTCCGAACACCCCTTCACCACCAGCTTCAACCCGCGCGATGTGCGCGTGACCACCCGCATCGACGAGCAGGACCTGGGCAATATGACCTGGAGCTGCATCCACGAAGGCGGGCATGCGTTGTACGAACAGGGGCTGCCGGCTGAAGAGTACGGCCTGCCATGCGGCGAGGCGGCCAGCCTGGGCATCCACGAGTCGCAATCGCGGTTATGGGAAAACAATGTAGGCCGCAGCCTCATTTTCTGGCAGCATCACTACGGCAACCTGCAGGGCATCTTCCGCAGCAACCTCCTGGCAGTGCCTCTGCAGAATTTCTATAAAGCCATCAACCTCGTGCAGCCCTCGCTCATCCGCACGGAAGCCGATGAACTGACTTATCACTTCCACGTGATGATCCGCTACGAAATCGAAAAAGGCCTGCTCGATGGCAGCCTGCAGACTAAAGACCTGCGCGACATCTGGAACCAGTATTACCTCGATTACCTGCAGGTGAAAGTGCCCGACGACCTGCGGGGCGTGTTGCAGGACATTCACTGGTCGCACGGCAGCTTCGGCTACTTCCCCACCTACTCGCTCGGCAGTTTTTATGCGGCGCAGCTGTACAACACCGCCGTAAAGCAGGTGCCGGGGCTCGAAAACGCCATTGCCTCCGGCAACTACAACACACTGCTGGAATGGCTCCGCAACAACATCCACCGTTACGGGCGCTTCTATACGTCCAATGAATTGTGCGAAAAAGTAACCGGGGAAAAACTCTCGTTCAAACACTTCCTCGCATACGCGGAAAAGAAGTACGGCGGAATCTATGAGTTAAATGAACAATAATGCTGAAAAAGGGCTGTATCAAAAGTGCGATACAGCCCTTTTTATTCGGGTACCTGATGAAGACAGGTAGTCATTCAAGCGATTCCCGAGGTCCCTTTTTTAGTTTTGATACAGTCTCTTCTTTAAAACAGATAGTCACTTAAGCGATTCCCAGGCCCTCTTTTATTTCCGATACGGCCTCTTTTTTAAACCAGATAGTCACCCAAGCGATTCCCGACGCCCTCTTCTGTTCTGATACAGCCTCTCCTTTTCAATTGACTTCCAGCTTCTACAAACGTGTTTGAACCTATTTTGTCCCCCCTCTTTCCCCGCCTGATGGCAAACCGATTGCAAGACGGCCCTGCCGGTCATCCTTCTGTGATCCTTCGTCGATCCTTGGGCGTTTGTTCGGTGATCCAATAGCGGTTCTCCGACGGTGTTCAACACCCGGGCGGATTTGACGGTGTTTCGACGAAGGATCGACGAAGGATCACAGAAGGATGGCTGGTTTCAGCCACCTTGTATGTCATATCTATCTCATTTTCAATAGCTTCCGGGCGAACAGGCAACTCGCTGCATAAAAAAAGGTTGCTCTGAGAGCAACCTTCACTATGACTTCAGCTGTTTTACTTCACAGCGGCGTTCAATTCTTCCAAAGTAGCCACACCTTCTTTCCGCCACACTTCCTTCCCGTCTTTATACAACACAAAAGTGGGCAGTGTTTTCGCGTGGATGCTGTTCATCACATCGATATCCCGGCCTCCGTCCACATTCAGCACTTTCACTTTTTTGGCGGCCTGGAACTGTTTTACGATGGGCTCCATTTTGCGGCAGGGCGGGCACCAGGCGGCGCCAACATCCACCAGTATCCATTTGCCGGCTTTCACGCCTTTCTCAAAAGCGGCGATGCTCATCTGTGGCCCGGCAGCGGCGCCGGTGAGCGCTTTCCCGGCGTTTTTCCACGCCATCACGCCGCCCGTCAGTTCCACTACCTGCTGATACCCGTTGTCGCGCATCCATTTGGCGGCTGCGGTGCTGCGGCCTCCGCTCAGACAATATATGTAGACGGGCTTCGACTTGTCGAGGTGCTGGATGCGCCCGAAAAACTCTTCTTTTTTGGTGAAATCGGCCTGTAATGCATCGGACAGGTGGCCTGTACCGAACTCTTTGGCGGTGCGCACGTCCAGCAGCTGGATGCCGGGCTGTTGCAGCCCTTTTTCAAATACTTCGGGTGATACCGTGTTTTGAGCCTGGCTGGAGAAGGTAGCCAGCAGCAAAGCGGCCATAAGCAAAATCCTGTTCATTATCGGGTCTGTTGGTCAGACCGTAAAGATAAGGCTTTAACGTTTTCTCGAAAGCGGGTCGAGCTTTCGGAAGTTGATAAACACCTCTTTCCCCTGGCGGGCCGGGTGGGAATTATAACAGGGTGCAAAAGTTTTAAAACTGAAATATGGCTCAAACATGCGGCGGTACACCTTGATGCCGCCGCCAAACGGCGGGCCGGGCGCTTCAAACTCGCGGTTGAAGAGCACACCTACCAGCCGCCCTTCTTCCCACAACAGATCGTACATATGCCGGGCGTAAGCCTGGCGCAGGCTGGGATCGAGCGCGCAGAGGAAGGTCTGCTCGATAATCAGGTCGTACTCTGCTTCGTGCTCGAAAAAGTCGCCGGTCTCGAACTTGATGCCCGTCTGTTCATGCTGCCGCTTGAGGCGGTCGATGACCACGGACGATATGTCGAGCACTGTTACATCGTGAAACCCGGCGTCCCACAGGTACTTGGCCTCATAGCTGTTACCGCCCCCCGGGATCAGGATCCGGAGGTTTTTGTTCGGTAGCTGATCGATGTAATCCCTTAAAGGCGGAGATACAGTTCCCATATCCCATTCGGTTTCGCCGCTCTCGTAGCGCGCGTTCCAATAAGCTTTATCTAATGCCTCCATGCCGCTTAACTGTTTGTACTTTTTGCCTGTTCCCCAGGCAGTTCCGTTTTCAGAGATGCGGGGCCATAGCCCCGGCATGCCGGCAAATTGGTGATAAATCAGCTAACTCATTGAAAACATAATGTTAATACAGACAGATAATTGTTTTTTTAATATTATTTTTACAGTGAAACACCTGCGGCAACCGCAGCACCTACTTTATCCGTATATCCATGATCAACCTGCAACGCGTGTCGAAAGGGCTTATATCTATCCTAATGTTCTGTGCGGTGTTTTTTACCGTGCCGGCCGTTTCGTATGCGCAAACCGCGGGTTTCACGGCCAGCAGGGAATCAGGTTGCGCCCCGCTTACCGTCTCCTTCACCAACACTTCAGATAACGGCGCGCTGAGTTATAGCTGGGACTTCGGCAACGGCGGCTCCGGCACCACCACGCGCGATGCGGACAGGCTTTTCCTCGATCCTGGCACATACACGGTGACGCTTACCGTTACCTACCCTTCCGGGCCCAAAACCTTCAGCAAAAACATCGTGGTATACGCCAATCCGGCACCGGCCTTTTCGGTATCCGCCGTGACAGGCTGTACGCCGCTGCAGGTGCAGTTTACAGACCAGTCAACACCCGGCTCAGGCATCATCCGTGATGTGGTATGGGAT encodes:
- a CDS encoding carboxypeptidase M32 — protein: MTVQKTSADLYQDYVEKMQKIADVRNAMSVLGWDQETYLPPAGATFRGRQLTTLSTIAHELFADESLGGLLRELGNRTDLSAIQQKNVALSLEDYEKNRKYPAAFVAEMSSATNAAYHAWIKARKENNFAVFEPLLAKMVDLKKREADILGYTGHPYDALLNEYERGADVQMLDTIFRDVKNSLLPLLQQIALRDVPDRKFLARHYPKDQQWEFGLGILRSMGYDFNAGRQDVSEHPFTTSFNPRDVRVTTRIDEQDLGNMTWSCIHEGGHALYEQGLPAEEYGLPCGEAASLGIHESQSRLWENNVGRSLIFWQHHYGNLQGIFRSNLLAVPLQNFYKAINLVQPSLIRTEADELTYHFHVMIRYEIEKGLLDGSLQTKDLRDIWNQYYLDYLQVKVPDDLRGVLQDIHWSHGSFGYFPTYSLGSFYAAQLYNTAVKQVPGLENAIASGNYNTLLEWLRNNIHRYGRFYTSNELCEKVTGEKLSFKHFLAYAEKKYGGIYELNEQ
- a CDS encoding ABC transporter ATP-binding protein, with amino-acid sequence MLVARNVTKNYSNLPVLKGVDISVSKGEIVTIVGSSGAGKSTLLHILGTLDAPSGGQIFINDVQTSTLQGRKLADFRNRHIGFIFQFHHLLPEFSALENVCIPGFIAGAKKSAVKERATFLLETLGLKERLEHRPGELSGGEQQRVAVARALINKPDVIMADEPTGNLDSRNARELHQLFLQLRDQFGQTFIIVTHNEELATMSDRQLVMKDGKIVS
- a CDS encoding rhodanese-like domain-containing protein produces the protein MNRILLMAALLLATFSSQAQNTVSPEVFEKGLQQPGIQLLDVRTAKEFGTGHLSDALQADFTKKEEFFGRIQHLDKSKPVYIYCLSGGRSTAAAKWMRDNGYQQVVELTGGVMAWKNAGKALTGAAAGPQMSIAAFEKGVKAGKWILVDVGAAWCPPCRKMEPIVKQFQAAKKVKVLNVDGGRDIDVMNSIHAKTLPTFVLYKDGKEVWRKEGVATLEELNAAVK
- a CDS encoding methyltransferase domain-containing protein; translation: MEALDKAYWNARYESGETEWDMGTVSPPLRDYIDQLPNKNLRILIPGGGNSYEAKYLWDAGFHDVTVLDISSVVIDRLKRQHEQTGIKFETGDFFEHEAEYDLIIEQTFLCALDPSLRQAYARHMYDLLWEEGRLVGVLFNREFEAPGPPFGGGIKVYRRMFEPYFSFKTFAPCYNSHPARQGKEVFINFRKLDPLSRKR
- a CDS encoding zinc ribbon domain-containing protein, whose product is MATVKEYNVEEKLVAVLKLQKIDSKLDEIQVLKGELPMEVRDLEDEIEGLNHRQTHIEDEIKGITDFVASKKAAIKEAEALAKKYEKQQDNVKNSREFEAISKEIEMQNLEIKLAEKHIKDANEEIKDKNRTLEVAKKAVSEKEQNLKHKKGELEKIISETDKEERAFEKQSEDAREKVDARLLQAYEKIRKNYRNGLAVVTIVRDSCGGCFNAIPPQRQAEIRQRKKIIVCEHCGRIVVDNDLDATVTI
- a CDS encoding DUF2795 domain-containing protein, coding for MYWTLELASYLEDAPWPATKDELIDYAIRSGAPIEVIENLQELEDEGEIYEGIEDIWSDYPSQDDFFFNEDEY
- a CDS encoding enoyl-ACP reductase FabI, whose protein sequence is MAHNLLQGKKGIIFGALDSNSIAWKTAERCVQEGAQIVLTNAPIALRMGELNKLAEACNAPVIAADATSMDDLNNLFTKSMEHFGGKIDFVLHSIGMSVNVRKGKPYTDLDYDFFHKGLDISAMSLHRVLQTAYKLDALNEWGSVVALTYIAAQRVFPDYSDMADAKSMLESISRSFGYHYGVKKKVRINTISQSPTKTTAGSGVKGFDGFMAYAEKMSPLGNASADQCADYTVTLFSDYTRMVTMQNLFHDGGFSYTGISLPVAEQMEK
- a CDS encoding tetratricopeptide repeat protein, with amino-acid sequence MRFIFIIAICCSISVHVSAREKKYEFNTRCQQAYDAIMQLRLNTGRAMLEEEKRSNPDNLIPYFLDNYIDFFTLFFNEDPDVYARQRKLRGTRLDLMSEGPSGSPYYLYTQAAIKFQWAMVKVKFGEKWDAVWEIRKAYLTLKENQRKFPQFLPNNMMVGSMQTVFGTIPEGYKWITNILGLRGSIKDGMALLQGFINSNDPTAVAFREESYYYYCYLKLFIENKPEQLWQFIQQKRLDTEHNYLFALMVANLSMNNQKADQGIKVLQEFNHTAEYADIHYHNYVLGIMKLERQDEDAIAYLERFVNNFRGKFYVKEALQRLSWAYYLKGNMAMANKYRGLVASRGNTETDADKQAQKEAKSGAWPNPTLLKARLLSDGGQYTAARDLLLAKRAGDFSTVSEKLEYAYRLGRIYDEMGLDTNAMRLYETTIRIGSNRPEYFAARSALQLGYIYEKMGDKGKARQSFQTCLDMQGHDYKNSLDQRAKAGLLRLDGK
- a CDS encoding Nif3-like dinuclear metal center hexameric protein, with amino-acid sequence MYIHDIIQVLEAFAPLSYQEHYDNAGLIFGSPETPVTGVLLTLDATEAVLDEAKEKGCNLVVAHHPIVFGGLKKITGRNYVERVAIKAIKNDIAVYAAHTNLDNVRGGVSAMMAARLDLQHTRVLAPKRELLRKLYTFAPLADAEIVRAALFAAGAGHIGKYRECSFYSNGTGTFKGAPDTDPYVGKPGERHLEEETRIEVIFPAHLEDWVIRALLQHHPYEEVAYDVVKLENAYAEVGSGLIGTLPAEMDEMDFLHLVKERFNTACVRYTPLRGKKVRQVALCGGAGSFLLKQAKSAGADAFVSADFKYHEFFDAENQLIIADVGHFESEQFAVDLFYHILTENFRKFAPLKSTINTNPVNYL
- the recN gene encoding DNA repair protein RecN, which codes for MLFRLVIQNYAIIEQLEVDFSANLNVITGETGAGKSILLGALSLILGERADPSVLFDKTRKCVIEGQFKVKREQVQAFFEANELDLEEGVIIRREISAAGKSRAFINDTPVNLGQLSELSGLLVDLHQQFDTLELEKSDFQRQVIDALAGHHDQLQLYTRQFRDYSRLQKELKELEQQRDHANKESDYHKFLLDELLEAALQDGEVEALEAEQQMLSHAEEIKGTLNRICFQLSEDEQPVLQQLRQLQASLQTLAAYHKDIPALSERMQSSYLELQDIAAEVEQLNDHVQFDGERLEQLTERLNMANRLLKKHNAHNTGELLAIQADLDQKLQGMLNLDDRILELQKNIAVLQQQLEQAASAITRERKAKVEPFEQKVNALLAQVGMPNARIKVDIQQGPLQLYGQDVIEFLFDANKGNQFGPIRKVASGGELSRLMLCIKSLVARSVALPTLIFDEIDTGISGEAARQVGIIMKELARGHQVVCITHQPQLAGKADAHYFVYKQLEGEKVHTHVRLLTQEERITAIAKMLSGEKPTAAALENAREMVTQ